Proteins encoded within one genomic window of Alosa alosa isolate M-15738 ecotype Scorff River chromosome 24, AALO_Geno_1.1, whole genome shotgun sequence:
- the LOC125289107 gene encoding serine-rich adhesin for platelets-like: MEQHNHYNWGNTITKATQSTTVGTLQSSTAGTAQSTTNETPQSTSEATQTTSIGETQSTTAGTTQSATVGTSQSTTAGATQSATFGASQSSTTGATQSTTVGASQSTTAGATQTTTNTAAQSTTSEATQTTTIGEAQSTTAGTSQSTTAGATQSTIVATSQSSTAGATQSTTAEATQSTTVGATQSATVGASQSTTTGATQSTTVATSQSSTAGATQSTTNTAAQSTTSEATQTTTIGETQSTTAGTTQSTTVGTSQSTTTGATQSTIVATSQSSTAGATQSTTNTAAQSTTSEATQTTTIGEAQSTTAGTSQSTTAGATQSTIVGASQSSTAGAIQSTTVGASQSSTAGATQSTTVGASQSTTSEATQTTTIGETQSTTAGAIQSTTVGASQSSTAGATQSTTVGASQSSTAGATQSTTVGASQSSTAGATQSTTVGASQSTTSEATQTTTIGETQSTTAEATQSTTVGTLQSSTAGTAQPTTNAAAQSTTNETPQSTSEATQTTSIGETQSTTAGTTQSTSVGTSQSTTAGATQSATVGASQSTTAGATQSTQQVGASQSTTSEATQTTTIGETQSTTAEATQSTTVGTSQSTTAGATQSTTVGAAQSTTSEATQTTTIGETQSTTAGTTQSTTVGASQSSTAGATQSTTVATSQSSTAGATQSTTNTAAQSTTSEATQTTTIGETQSTTAGTTQSTTVGASQSSTAGATQPTTAAAAQSTTSEATQTTTIGETQSTTAEATQSTTVGTLQSSTAGTAQPTTAAAAQSTTNETPQSTTSEATQTTTNETPQSTSEATQTPSIGETQSTTAGTTQSTTVGTSQSSTAGATQSTTNTAAQSTTSEATQTTTIGETQSTTAEATQSTTVGTLQSTTAGTTQSTSVGTSQSTTAGATQSTTNETPQSTTSEATQTTSIGETQSTTAGVIQSTTVGTSQSTTAGATQSTTVGASQTTSIGETQSTTAGAIQSTTVEASQTGATQLQLKSQSSTAGAIQSTTVGASQSTTIEATQSTTAVRTTVGASQSSTAGAIQSTTVGASQSSTAGSTQSTTSEATQTTTNETPQSTSEATQTPSIGETQSTTAGTTQSTSVGTSQSTTAGTTQSTTNAAAQSTTSEATQTTTIGETQSTTAGTTQSTTVGASQSSTAGATQPTTAAAAQSTTTTTTTIPTTTTTTTTTRPPSRPAPTIEIRAVILIVFQSALANTGSPEFQQQAAEVENACDVIYQQRFGSRFVRTIVRQFRLVTRFRTDEVETDVDVVFNETSIEPLPTSSAVAEALAIAVNDSNSGFNLSVVPGSIFVRSEPKSKAIVQFRTNDTFIADLLNSTSEAFSERSSLIKRELEPFFFEDYQPDFISLTPTTFR, encoded by the exons ATGGAGCAACACAACCACTACAATTGGGGAAACACAATCACAAAGGCAACACAATCGACTACAGTTGGAACATTACAATCATCTACAGCTGGAACAGCAcaatcaaccacaaatgaaACCCCTCAATCAACAAGTGAAGCAACACAAACCACTTCAATTGGGGAAACACAATCAACCACAGCCGGAACAACACAATCAGCTACAGTTGGAACATCACAATCAACCACAGCCGGAGCAACACAATCAGCTACATTTGGAgcatcacaatcatctacaacCGGTGCAACACAATCGACTACAGTTGGAGCATCACAATCGACTACAGCCGGAGCAACACAAACAACTACAAATACAGCAGCACAATCAACTACAAGTGAAGCAACACAAACCACTACAATTGGGGAAGCACAATCAACCACAGCCGGAACATCACAATCAACCACAGCCGGAGCAACACAATCAACTATAGTTGCAacatcacaatcatctacagcCGGAGCAACACAATCAACTACAGCTGAGGCAACACAATCGACTACAGTTGGAGCAACACAATCAGCTACAGTTGGAGCATCACAATCAACCACAACCGGAGCAACACAATCAACTACAGTTGCAacatcacaatcatctacagcCGGAGCAACACAATCAACTACAAATACAGCAGCACAATCAACTACAAGTGAAGCAACACAAACCACTACAATTGGGGAAACACAATCAACCACAGCCGGAACAACACAATCAACTACAGTTGGAACATCACAATCAACCACAACCGGAGCAACACAATCAACTATAGTTGCAacatcacaatcatctacagcCGGAGCAACACAATCAACTACAAATACAGCAGCACAATCAACTACAAGTGAAGCAACACAAACCACTACAATTGGGGAAGCACAATCAACCACAGCCGGAACATCACAATCAACCACAGCCGGAGCAACACAATCAACTATAGTTGGAGCATCACAATCATCTACGGCCGGAGCAATACAATCGACTACAGTTGGAgcatcacaatcatctacagcCGGAGCAACACAATCAACTACAGTTGGAGCATCACAATCAACTACAAGTGAAGCAACACAAACCACTACAATTGGGGAAACACAATCAACCACAGCCGGAGCAATACAATCGACTACAGTTGGAGCATCACAATCGTCTACAGCCGGAGCAACACAATCAACTACAG TTGGAgcatcacaatcatctacagcCGGAGCAACACAATCGACTACAGTTGGAgcatcacaatcatctacagcCGGAGCAACACAATCAACTACAGTTGGAGCATCACAATCAACTACAAGTGAAGCAACACAAACCACTACAATTGGGGAAACACAATCAACTACAGCTGAGGCAACACAATCGACTACAGTTGGAACATTACAATCATCTACAGCTGGAACAGCACAACCAACTACAAATGCAGCAGCAcaatcaaccacaaatgaaACCCCTCAATCAACAAGTGAAGCAACACAAACCACTTCAATTGGGGAAACACAATCAACCACAGCCGGAACAACACAATCAACTTCAGTTGGAACATCACAATCAACCACAGCCGGAGCAACACAATCAGCTACAGTTGGAGCATCACAATCAACTACAGCCGGAGCAACACAATCAACTCAACAAGTTGGAGCATCACAATCAACTACAAGTGAAGCAACACAAACCACTACAATTGGGGAAACACAATCAACTACAGCTGAGGCAACACAATCAACTACAGTTGGAACATCACAATCAACCACAGCCGGAGCAACACAATCAACTACAGTTGGAGCAGCACAATCAACTACAAGTGAAGCAACACAAACCACTACAATTGGGGAAACACAATCAACCACAGCCGGAACAACACAATCAACTACAGTTGGAgcatcacaatcatctacagcCGGAGCAACACAATCAACTACAGTTGCAacatcacaatcatctacagcCGGAGCAACACAATCAACTACAAATACAGCAGCACAATCAACTACAAGTGAAGCAACACAAACCACTACAATTGGGGAAACACAATCAACCACAGCCGGAACAACACAATCAACTACAGTTGGAGCATCACAATCGTCTACAGCCGGAGCAACACAACCAACTACAGCTGCAGCAGCACAATCAACTACAAGTGAAGCAACACAAACCACTACAATTGGGGAAACACAATCAACTACAGCTGAGGCAACACAATCGACTACAGTTGGAACATTACAATCATCTACAGCTGGAACAGCACAACCAACTACAGCTGCAGCAGCAcaatcaaccacaaatgaaACCCCACAATCAACTACAAGTGAAGCAACACAAACCACTACAAATGAAACCCCTCAATCAACAAGTGAAGCAACACAAACCCCTTCAATTGGGGAAACACAATCAACCACAGCCGGAACAACACAATCAACTACAGTTGGAacatcacaatcatctacagcCGGAGCAACACAATCAACTACAAATACAGCAGCACAATCAACTACAAGTGAAGCAACACAAACCACTACAATTGGGGAAACACAATCAACTACAGCTGAGGCAACACAATCGACTACAGTTGGAACATTACAATCAACCACAGCCGGAACAACACAATCAACTTCAGTTGGAACATCACAATCAACCACAGCCGGAGCAACAcaatcaaccacaaatgaaACCCCTCAATCAACTACAAGTGAAGCAACACAAACCACTTCAATTGGGGAAACACAATCAACCACAGCCGGAGTAATACAATCGACTACAGTTGGAACATCACAATCAACCACAGCCGGAGCAACACAATCAACTACAGTTGGAGCATCACAAACCACTTCAATTGGGGAAACACAATCAACCACAGCCGGAGCAATACAATCAACTACAGTTGAAGCATCACAAACCGGAGCAACACAATTACAGTTgaaatcacaatcatctacagcCGGAGCAATACAATCAACTACAGTTGGAGCATCACAATCAACTACAATTGAAGCAACACAATCAACTACAGCCGTGAGGACTACAGTTGGAgcatcacaatcatctacagcCGGAGCAATACAATCGACTACAGTTGGAGCATCACAATCGTCTACAGCCGGATCAACACAATCGACTACAAGTGAAGCAACACAAACCACTACAAATGAAACCCCTCAATCAACAAGTGAAGCAACACAAACCCCTTCAATTGGGGAAACACAATCAACCACAGCCGGAACAACACAATCAACTTCAGTTGGAACATCACAATCAACCACAGCCGGAACAACACAATCAACTACAAATGCAGCAGCACAATCAACTACAAGTGAAGCAACACAAACCACTACAATTGGGGAAACACAATCAACCACAGCCGGAACAACACAATCAACTACAGTTGGAgcatcacaatcatctacagcCGGAGCAACACAACCAACTACAGCTGCAGCAGCACAATCAACTACAA CCACCACAACAACCATTCCCACtacaaccaccaccacaactaCAACTAGACCACCATCCCGTCCCGCTCCTACTATTGAGATTCGTGCTGTCATCCTCATAGTATTTCAGTCAGCTCTTGCCAACACCGGGAGCCCAGAGTTCCAGCAACAAGCAGCAGAGGTTGAAAATGCA tgtgatgtGATCTATCAACAACGTTTTGGATCACGGTTTGTGCGGACCATTGTGAGACAATTCAG GCTGGTTACTCGATTCAGAACAGATGAAGTTGAGACAGATGTTGACGTTGTGTTCAACGAGACTTCAATTGAGCCCCTCCCTACAAGCTCTGCTGTTGCTGAAGCCCTGGCTATCGCTGTAAATGACTCAAATTCAGGCTTCAATCTTTCTGTGGTTCCTGGATCCATATTTGTGAGAA gtGAACCCAAATCAAAAGCCATTGTCCAGTTCCGTACCAATGACACATTTATTGCTGACCTTTTGAATTCCACTTCGGAGGCCTTCAGTGAAAGATCCTCACTCATTAAAAGAGAG CTTGAGCCATTTTTCTTTGAAGACTACCAACCTGATTTCATCAGCCTCACACCAACAACCTTCAGGTGA